A single window of Gimesia chilikensis DNA harbors:
- a CDS encoding DUF1501 domain-containing protein: MKQEQLSENHVNRRSFFEQVATGLQGAALTWLLQQDLYAESTAPETKKHQFLSGPHHRPRAKSVIHLFMNGGPSQMDLFDPKPMLDKLHGKEHFKQIAGEVEFPERAGALMKSPFQFAQHGESGMWVSDVMPHLAKQVDEITMIRSMYTTNLTHEPALYKIQSGSEFTGHPALGAWVSYGLGSENQNLPAYVVLDDPLGLPVNGIENWQAGFLPAQHQGTRFRATGSPVLNLKPEFERPPAVSELERNLISRLDQIHQRRHQHQHQLEARLSTYALAARMQIAASDALDLSQETAETQRMYGIDEPVTESYGRRCLIARRLIERGVRFIQLFINSQIWDSHNAIASSLKSACRRTDKPVAALLQDLKQRGLLDETLVMWGGEMGRLPIAQLSPDKDARKSGRDHNKNALCTWMAGGGVKRGLVLGETDELGFAAVENRVSVPDWHATMLHLLGLNHEELFIERNGLKERLTGVGNEPRVITEILA; the protein is encoded by the coding sequence ATGAAACAGGAACAACTGAGCGAAAATCATGTAAACAGACGCAGTTTTTTTGAGCAAGTCGCAACGGGACTCCAAGGCGCTGCATTAACCTGGCTCCTGCAGCAGGACCTGTATGCCGAGTCTACAGCTCCTGAAACGAAAAAACATCAATTTTTATCCGGTCCTCACCACAGGCCCCGGGCCAAATCTGTCATTCATCTATTTATGAACGGCGGTCCCAGCCAGATGGACCTGTTTGACCCCAAACCGATGCTCGACAAACTGCACGGCAAAGAACACTTCAAACAGATCGCAGGCGAAGTCGAATTTCCGGAACGTGCGGGAGCCTTAATGAAGAGTCCATTCCAATTCGCCCAGCACGGTGAATCGGGAATGTGGGTCTCTGATGTCATGCCTCACCTGGCGAAACAGGTCGATGAAATCACGATGATTCGTTCGATGTATACGACTAATCTGACTCATGAACCAGCACTTTATAAAATTCAGTCAGGCAGCGAATTCACTGGTCACCCCGCCCTGGGTGCCTGGGTCTCCTATGGACTGGGAAGTGAGAACCAGAACCTGCCCGCTTATGTTGTACTGGATGATCCACTGGGACTGCCCGTTAACGGTATCGAAAACTGGCAGGCGGGTTTCCTGCCTGCACAACACCAGGGAACCCGTTTTCGTGCAACTGGTTCACCTGTCTTGAATCTGAAACCGGAATTTGAGCGTCCACCGGCAGTTTCAGAATTGGAACGGAATCTGATTTCACGACTGGACCAGATTCACCAGCGTCGACACCAGCACCAGCATCAACTTGAAGCACGACTTTCAACCTATGCCTTGGCGGCCCGCATGCAGATTGCCGCCTCCGATGCACTTGATCTTTCCCAGGAAACGGCTGAGACACAGAGAATGTATGGGATTGATGAGCCGGTTACGGAATCCTACGGGCGTCGCTGCCTGATTGCACGTCGGCTTATCGAGCGTGGCGTTCGTTTTATTCAGTTGTTTATTAATAGTCAGATCTGGGACTCACATAATGCGATCGCCTCCAGCTTGAAATCAGCCTGCCGGAGAACAGATAAACCAGTTGCAGCACTTCTGCAGGATCTCAAGCAGCGCGGACTCCTGGATGAGACCCTGGTGATGTGGGGGGGAGAAATGGGTCGGCTCCCCATAGCTCAGCTGTCACCCGATAAAGATGCACGCAAATCAGGCCGCGATCATAATAAAAACGCGCTCTGCACCTGGATGGCAGGCGGCGGTGTGAAACGGGGCCTGGTTCTAGGTGAAACCGATGAACTGGGATTCGCCGCCGTGGAAAACCGGGTCAGTGTTCCCGACTGGCACGCCACGATGCTGCACCTGCTTGGCCTGAATCACGAAGAGCTTTTCATCGAACGCAATGGACTCAAAGAACGCCTGACAGGTGTCGGTAACGAACCCCGAGTTATCACAGAGATTTTGGCCTGA